One genomic segment of Musa acuminata AAA Group cultivar baxijiao chromosome BXJ3-3, Cavendish_Baxijiao_AAA, whole genome shotgun sequence includes these proteins:
- the LOC135633115 gene encoding protein disulfide-isomerase-like produces the protein MAISSSWITAAFLALLVLSSSLPPSAAEGDDGEAKEPDTDPEAVAEPSFVITLDASNFSETVSKHDFIVVEFYAPWCGHCKKLAPEYEKAALVLSENDPPIALAKIDCNENVNKEIASKYEVRGFPTLKIFRNGGEDIQEYKGPREADGIVEYLSKQVGPASTEIKSTEDVDKVIVDKKISIVGIFPQFSGEEFETFIKVAEKLRSDYDFGHTSNAKLLPHGDETVKQPIVRLFKPFDELFVDFKDFQADAIEKFIESESMPIVTTYDNDPTNHPFLVKFFDSPNAKAMLFFNFSSDNYNTFKSKLHEVAKDYKGDNIKFLIGDLDASEMALKFFGLEKDQAPLIIIQDSKGHKYFQPNVTPEQIATWLKDYAVGGLEPYRKSESVPEVNNEPVKIVVAKSLQEIVFSSGKNVLLEFYAPWCGHCKKLAPILEEVAISFENDADVIIAKMDATKNDVPDEFAVQGYPTLYFVSASGKISQYEGNRTVEDFINFVNNNKDVISQPGSPDSVKDEL, from the exons ATGGCCATTTCAAGTTCTTGGATCACGGCGGCCTTCCTCGCCCTTCTGGtgctctcctcctcccttccgcCCTCCGCAGCCGAGGGCGACGACGGAGAAGCGAAGGAGCCGGATACCGACCCGGAGGCGGTGGCCGAGCCTTCCTTCGTCATCACACTCGACGCCTCCAACTTCTCCGAGACCGTCTCCAAGCACGACTTCATCGTCGTCGAGTTCTACGCTCCCTG GTGTGGGCACTGCAAGAAACTTGCTCCTGAG TATGAGAAGGCTGCATTGGTATTAAGTGAAAATGATCCTCCCATTGCTTTGGCTAAGATTGactgtaatgaaaatgtaaacaaGGAAATTGCCTCAAAATATGAGGTCAGGGGCTTTCCCACGCTCAAGATTTTCAGGAATGGAGGGGAGGACATTCAAGAGTATAAAGGTCCTCGGGAAGCTGATGGTATAGTTGAATACTTAAGTAAGCAAGTTGGCCCTGCATCGACTGAAATTAAATCTACTGAGGATGTTGATAAagtgattgttgataagaaaatcTCTATT GTGGGGATATTCCCTCAATTCTCTGGGGAGGAATTTGAAACTTTTATTAAAGTTGCTGAAAAGTTACGATCGGACTATGATTTTGGTCACACCTCAAATGCAAAGCTCCTTCCACATGGGGATGAAACTGTAAAACAACCAATAGTTAGGTTGTTCAAGCCATTTGACGAGCTTTTTGTTGATTTCAAG GACTTTCAGGCTGATGCTATAGAGAAATTCATTGAATCTGAAAGTATGCCAATCGTtactacttatgataatgatccgACCAACCACCCTTTCCTTGTTAAGTTCTTTGACAGTCCCAATGCCAAA GCTATGCTCTTCTTCAACTTCAGCAGTGACAATTATAACACTTTCAAGTCCAAGTTACATGAGGTTGCGAAGGACTACAAGGGGGATAATATAAAATTTCTGATCGGGGACCTTGATGCAAGTGAAATGGCCTTGAAG TTCTTTGGCCTAGAAAAGGATCAGGCTCCTCTTATAATCATACAAGATAGCAAGGGCCACAAATATTTTCAACCAAATGTTACACCCGAGCAGATTGCAACATGGCTGAAGGACTATGCA GTTGGTGGCCTAGAACCATATCGTAAATCAGAGTCAGTTCCTGAAGTTAATAATGAACCAGTTAAGATTGTGGTGGCCAAAAGTCTCCAGGAAATAGTGTTCAGCTCTGGGAAGAATG TTCTGCTTGAATTTTATGCACCATGGTGTGGACATTGCAAGAAACTTGCACCAATCTTAGAAGAAGTAGCTATCTCATTTGAAAATGATGCAGATGTGATCATTGCAAAGATG GATGCTACCAAGAACGATGTTCCAGATGAATTTGCTGTTCAGGGTTATCCAACATTGTATTTTGTTTCTGCCAGTGGCAAAATTTCACAGTATGAGGGGAACAGAACGGTAGAGGACTTTATTAACTTTGTGAACAACAATAAGGATGTTATTAGTCAACCTGGCTCACCTGATTCTGTAAAAGATGAGCTATGA
- the LOC135633308 gene encoding cytochrome P450 71A1-like, translating into MMSSTLPTGPLDPSLLTTLFIILVPLSLLLLLLQVKRNSRGHPPCPPRLPLIGNLHQLGPLPHRSLHALSQQHGPLMLLRLGQVPVLVVSSPDAAREVLRNQDRACAGRPALKAARILLYGCKDLAFAPYGDYWKQLRKICSVHLLSPKRVQSYRLMREEEVESMMGKISSQASASANVIDLSEVLYSFTNDVLCRVVSGKFTREEGRNRLFSELVGENSALTSKIFVGDYIPWLGWLDMFFGSVARCNKNKARWDKLLDEVIKEHAVRSVQHGGEENDGEEKDFVDVLLSLQKDAAMDFALTTEDIKALLVDMFGAGTDTSYITLEWAMAELIRSPRAMRKLQDEVRRGRGSVEGLVREEEVSQMAYLKAVVKEVLRLHPPAPLLVPRELLEDCSIQGYSIPKKARVFVNAWSMGRDPRSWESPEEFRPERFADGTLDFTGNDARYVPFGAGRRICPGQNFAVAALELALANLVSRFDWELPGGLTREELQMNEAPGTTIQRQGRLHLVAKPWGA; encoded by the exons ATGATGTCTTCCACCCTGCCGACGGGGCCGCTCGACCCATCTCTACTCACCACCCTCTTCATCATACTCGTGCCTCTCTCtttgctgctgcttctgctgcagGTCAAGAGGAACTCCCGTGGGCATCCCCCGTGCCCGCCGCGGCTTCCCCTCATCGGCAACCTCCACCAGCTGGGCCCACTACCGCACCGCTCCCTCCACGCCCTGTCGCAGCAACACGGCCCGCTCATGCTGCTTCGCCTGGGCCAGGTGCCGGTGCTCGTGGTCTCCTCGCCGGACGCCGCCAGGGAGGTGCTGCGCAACCAGGACCGCGCATGCGCCGGCCGGCCAGCTCTCAAGGCGGCCCGAATCCTCTTGTACGGGTGCAAGGACTTGGCCTTCGCGCCCTACGGCGACTACTGGAAGCAGCTCCGAAAGATCTGCTCCGTCCACCTGCTGAGCCCCAAGAGGGTGCAGTCGTACAGGCTGatgagggaggaggaggtggaatcCATGATGGGAAAGATCTCGTCCCAGGCTTCGGCTTCGGCGAACGTGATCGACTTATCCGAGGTCTTGTACTCTTTCACCAACGATGTACTCTGTCGAGTTGTTTCAGGGAAGTTCACGAGAGAAGAAGGGAGGAATCGCCTGTTCTCCGAGCTGGTCGGCGAGAACTCGGCGCTTACGTCCAAGATCTTCGTGGGTGACTACATCCCGTGGCTGGGGTGGCTGGATATGTTCTTCGGCAGTGTGGCCAGATGCAACAAGAACAAGGCGAGGTGGGATAAGTTGCTAGATGAGGTGATTAAGGAACATGCAGTTCGGTCGGTGCAGCATGGTGGGGAGGAAAACGACGGTGAGGAGAAGGATTTCGTGGATGTTCTGCTCTCTCTGCAGAAAGATGCAGCGATGGACTTCGCCCTCACAACTGAAGATATCAAGGCACTTCTGGTG GACATGTTCGGCGCCGGCACCGACACATCGTACATAACCCTGGAATGGGCCATGGCGGAGCTCATCCGGAGTCCCCGAGCGATGCGGAAATTACAAGACGAAgtgagaagaggaagaggcagcGTGGAGGGATTGGTCAGAGAGGAGGAGGTGAGCCAGATGGCGTACCTGAAAGCGGTCGTGAAGGAGGTCCTCCGGCTGCACCCTCCTGCCCCGTTGCTGGTCCCGCGCGAGCTGCTGGAGGATTGCAGCATACAAGGGTACAGCATCCCCAAGAAGGCGCGCGTCTTCGTGAACGCGTGGTCGATGGGCAGAGACCCGCGGAGCTGGGAGTCGCCGGAGGAGTTCCGGCCGGAGAGGTTCGCGGACGGCACGTTGGACTTCACGGGCAACGATGCCCGGTACGTGCCGTTCGGAGCAGGCCGAAGGATTTGCCCCGGGCAAAACTTCGCCGTCGCTGCTCTGGAGCTGGCGTTGGCGAACCTGGTGAGCCGCTTCGACTGGGAGCTGCCTGGTGGATTGACGAGGGAGGAGCTGCAAATGAACGAGGCCCCTGGAACCACAATACAACGACAAGGACGGCTTCATCTTGTTGCTAAACCATGGGGTGCTTAG